Proteins from one Candidatus Woesearchaeota archaeon genomic window:
- a CDS encoding MarR family transcriptional regulator has protein sequence MIDFACKRFSLDEVIKCSLGLTKAEFAILKHFIKQSQERFSTKELAEALAIDQSTVQRAVKKLHEKNVLDRYQINLDGGGYLFTYQLKGKAHLRRIIKNIIQGWVATVEDALAKL, from the coding sequence ATGATAGACTTCGCCTGCAAACGGTTCTCCCTTGATGAAGTCATCAAGTGCAGCTTAGGACTCACCAAAGCAGAGTTCGCCATCCTCAAACACTTCATCAAACAAAGCCAGGAACGATTCAGCACGAAGGAGCTCGCAGAAGCACTCGCAATCGACCAAAGCACCGTACAACGCGCAGTCAAGAAGCTACACGAAAAAAACGTCCTGGACCGCTACCAAATCAACCTCGACGGAGGCGGCTACCTGTTCACCTACCAACTCAAAGGAAAAGCCCACCTCAGAAGAATCATAAAAAACATTATTCAAGGATGGGTGGCGACCGTGGAAGACGCACTGGCCAAGCTCTAA
- a CDS encoding class II fructose-bisphosphate aldolase, protein MKASKRLFIRGLFQKARKEAFAIGAFNFSDSVTARGIAVAAAKMRAPVILSTSEGEAGVITPQVARGVVDGLSTLHKMPFILHLDHGKSLEMVKEAIKAGYDSVHIDGSALPYKENVSLTRKVVRYAHARGVFVEGELGHIGGGSTLHKKRTYKDVLKNAVLTDPDLAAQFVRATGVDSLAVNVGNVHGVWKGEPHIDVPRLRSIVEKTGVFVVLHGGSGIPARQVRSAIRVGIDKVNINSEMRIAYTSALRGALRDRSLFVPREYLPLAQKAVEGVVRKKLELFMSKGKVGKSARVVPRGFERMRGGE, encoded by the coding sequence ATGAAGGCATCAAAACGGTTGTTTATTCGGGGGCTGTTTCAAAAGGCGAGGAAAGAAGCGTTCGCCATTGGGGCGTTTAATTTTTCTGATTCCGTCACGGCAAGAGGCATTGCCGTCGCCGCTGCGAAGATGCGTGCACCGGTGATTCTCTCCACGTCTGAGGGAGAGGCAGGCGTTATTACTCCTCAGGTCGCAAGAGGGGTTGTTGACGGACTGTCAACCCTGCACAAGATGCCGTTTATTTTGCACTTGGACCACGGAAAGTCACTTGAAATGGTGAAAGAAGCGATTAAAGCAGGGTACGACAGTGTTCATATTGACGGAAGCGCTCTGCCTTACAAAGAGAACGTGTCGCTCACGAGAAAGGTTGTGCGCTACGCGCACGCAAGGGGTGTTTTCGTTGAAGGCGAACTGGGCCATATCGGGGGCGGATCGACGCTGCACAAGAAGCGCACGTACAAAGACGTGCTCAAGAATGCTGTGTTGACTGATCCGGACCTCGCCGCTCAGTTTGTCCGCGCAACAGGCGTTGATAGCTTGGCAGTGAATGTTGGAAACGTGCACGGCGTGTGGAAGGGCGAGCCGCATATTGACGTGCCTCGGCTGCGAAGCATTGTTGAGAAGACAGGGGTGTTTGTCGTTCTTCACGGGGGCTCTGGGATTCCTGCCAGGCAGGTGCGCAGTGCAATTCGTGTCGGGATTGATAAAGTCAATATTAATTCTGAGATGCGCATTGCCTACACGAGTGCTTTGCGTGGGGCTCTTCGGGACCGGTCACTGTTCGTTCCGCGTGAGTATTTGCCCTTGGCTCAGAAGGCTGTTGAGGGAGTGGTGCGAAAGAAGCTTGAACTCTTCATGAGCAAAGGAAAAGTCGGTAAGTCTGCGCGGGTGGTCCCTCGAGGGTTTGAGCGGATGCGCGGGGGTGAGTGA